Proteins from a single region of Oscillatoria sp. FACHB-1407:
- the hpsE gene encoding hormogonium polysaccharide biosynthesis glycosyltransferase HpsE, with the protein MSNESMNTVKFTVAIPTYNGEHRLPEVLERLRSQINIEHLPIEVIVIDNNSKDGTARVVQTYQANFPYPLRYVSELRQGAAFARKRAIVEARSELIGFLDDDNLPAPNWVAAAYQFAETHPLAGAFGSRIHGDFEVEPPQELQRLIPFLAITERGPKPLRYEPSKKVLPPSAGLVVRKKAWLSSVPRHTILSGRVEGSMLTGEDLEAIAHIQQAGWEIWYNAHMEITHKIPRWRLEEAYLLPFFRGIGLGRYVSRMMSVKRWQRPWMLIAYSLNDLRKIIMHLLKYRNRVRTDLAAACEMQLFVCSLISPFYLYNKGYFRKPHTHRSESSDIAIPNGL; encoded by the coding sequence GTGAGCAATGAGTCTATGAACACGGTGAAATTCACAGTAGCTATTCCTACATACAACGGTGAACACCGATTACCGGAAGTATTGGAACGGCTGCGATCGCAGATAAACATAGAGCATCTGCCCATAGAGGTTATTGTCATCGACAACAACAGCAAAGACGGAACAGCAAGAGTTGTCCAGACGTACCAGGCAAACTTTCCCTATCCCCTCCGGTATGTTTCTGAATTGCGACAGGGAGCTGCCTTTGCCAGAAAACGGGCAATTGTTGAAGCCCGCAGCGAGTTAATTGGATTTTTGGACGATGACAACCTGCCTGCCCCAAACTGGGTAGCCGCTGCCTATCAATTTGCCGAAACACATCCCCTCGCAGGAGCATTTGGAAGTCGTATCCACGGTGACTTTGAAGTTGAGCCTCCCCAGGAGTTGCAGCGATTAATCCCGTTTTTAGCCATTACCGAGCGTGGTCCTAAACCCCTCCGCTATGAACCCAGCAAAAAAGTGTTACCCCCTTCAGCTGGCTTGGTCGTGCGAAAAAAAGCGTGGCTCAGTAGTGTCCCCCGGCACACCATTCTCAGCGGCAGGGTAGAAGGCTCGATGTTAACTGGGGAAGACTTAGAGGCGATCGCCCACATTCAACAAGCCGGATGGGAGATCTGGTACAACGCCCATATGGAAATCACCCATAAGATTCCCCGATGGCGGTTAGAAGAAGCCTACCTCCTGCCCTTCTTTCGGGGAATTGGGTTAGGTCGCTATGTCTCTCGAATGATGAGTGTGAAGCGTTGGCAAAGACCCTGGATGCTGATTGCTTATAGCCTCAATGATCTGCGTAAGATCATCATGCATCTCCTGAAATATCGGAACAGAGTGAGAACCGACCTGGCAGCGGCATGTGAAATGCAACTTTTTGTATGCAGTCTCATCAGCCCGTTCTATCTCTATAACAAAGGGTATTTTCGGAAGCCGCATACGCACCGATCGGAATCAAGCGACATCGCCATTCCAAACGGGCTGTAA
- the hpsE gene encoding hormogonium polysaccharide biosynthesis glycosyltransferase HpsE codes for MPMSLDFTVAIPTFNGAKRLPALLERLRSLTNPGAIAWEILIVDNNSNDDTAQVIADYQANWNYPFALRYCFEPEQGAAFARQRAVREAQGDLIGFLDDDNLPAPDWLTAAHTFAIEHPEAGAFSGQIHGEFEVEPPENFRKIQPYLAIRGHGSAPRLFSPPDLRLPPAACLIVRKQVWLDSVPARQILTGKRPGVLVQGEDYEPLLYIYKAGWEIWYTPTLHTYHQIPKWRFERDYLLAVARGNGLATCQLRMILAQPWEKPIIFVRTLLGNLRRVCVHTLKYRNQLKTELVPAFELEFFWGSLLSPFYFLKLNLQNKSSRSHGA; via the coding sequence ATGCCTATGTCCCTTGACTTCACAGTAGCGATCCCAACCTTTAATGGGGCAAAACGATTGCCAGCCCTGCTCGAACGCCTGCGATCGCTCACCAACCCAGGAGCGATCGCCTGGGAGATTCTCATCGTTGACAACAACAGCAATGACGATACGGCTCAAGTCATCGCTGACTATCAGGCAAATTGGAACTACCCTTTTGCCCTGCGCTACTGCTTTGAACCAGAACAGGGAGCCGCCTTTGCCCGACAGCGAGCCGTCCGAGAAGCACAGGGCGATTTGATTGGATTTCTGGATGACGATAACCTGCCCGCCCCCGACTGGTTGACTGCCGCCCATACCTTTGCCATCGAGCATCCCGAAGCAGGAGCCTTTAGCGGTCAAATCCATGGGGAATTCGAAGTAGAACCCCCCGAAAACTTCCGCAAAATTCAGCCTTATCTTGCCATTCGCGGACACGGTTCTGCTCCACGGTTGTTTAGCCCCCCTGATTTACGGTTGCCTCCTGCTGCTTGCTTGATTGTGCGAAAACAGGTGTGGCTAGATAGCGTTCCGGCGCGTCAAATTCTCACAGGCAAACGACCAGGCGTTTTGGTGCAAGGGGAAGATTACGAACCCCTCCTCTACATCTATAAAGCGGGTTGGGAAATCTGGTATACCCCGACCCTGCACACCTATCACCAGATCCCCAAGTGGCGATTTGAGCGAGATTACTTACTGGCAGTTGCTCGTGGCAACGGATTAGCCACCTGTCAGCTGCGAATGATTCTGGCTCAACCCTGGGAGAAGCCAATCATCTTTGTGCGAACGTTGTTGGGTAATTTGCGTCGCGTCTGCGTTCATACCTTGAAATACCGCAATCAACTCAAAACCGAACTGGTTCCCGCCTTTGAGCTAGAGTTCTTTTGGGGGAGTTTACTCAGTCCCTTTTACTTTCTAAAACTCAACCTGCAAAACAAATCTAGTCGTTCTCATGGAGCTTGA
- a CDS encoding glycosyltransferase family 2 protein has protein sequence MSLISVIIPAYNAADTISETIASVLNQTYSNLELIVIDDGSQDATVDIVTAIADPRIQVFSYPNSGVAISRNRGLTHATGDFIAFLDADDIWTPDKLEAQRQALQANPNAKVAYCWTDWIDHNSDRIGPCCHITANGNVYAALLLSCFVVSGSNPLIAREAILDVGGFDETLTASQDFDLYLRLAARYEFVAVPSPKVLYRRLPNSMSTNLKRWETTSLLVREKYFEKAPEPLPRSLRRHSIGNFYKAMIFRILNDPPHPKQGVEALRVLGQNLRYDSRLLHQRITLKLLAKAVLMMVLPPAIATQLFTRFKALSNINAIVSLTISDPRLLT, from the coding sequence GTGTCACTCATTTCTGTGATTATTCCAGCCTATAACGCCGCCGATACCATTTCAGAGACGATCGCCTCTGTTCTCAACCAGACTTACTCCAACTTAGAGCTAATCGTCATAGATGATGGCTCTCAAGATGCAACGGTGGATATTGTCACCGCCATTGCCGATCCCCGTATCCAGGTTTTTTCCTACCCCAACAGCGGTGTTGCCATCAGTCGCAATCGTGGGCTTACCCATGCTACTGGAGACTTCATCGCTTTTTTAGATGCTGATGACATCTGGACACCCGATAAACTAGAAGCCCAACGGCAAGCATTACAAGCTAATCCCAACGCTAAAGTTGCTTATTGTTGGACTGATTGGATCGATCACAACAGCGATCGCATCGGTCCCTGTTGTCACATCACAGCTAACGGCAACGTCTATGCGGCTCTGCTCTTAAGTTGCTTTGTGGTCAGCGGATCAAACCCCTTAATTGCCCGTGAAGCCATCCTCGATGTGGGTGGATTTGATGAAACCCTGACAGCTAGCCAGGATTTTGACCTGTACTTACGGCTAGCCGCCCGCTATGAGTTTGTCGCTGTTCCCTCCCCTAAGGTGCTCTATCGTCGCTTGCCCAACTCTATGTCAACCAATCTAAAACGATGGGAGACCACGAGCTTGTTAGTCCGAGAAAAGTATTTTGAAAAGGCACCCGAACCCCTGCCGCGATCGCTCAGACGTCATAGCATTGGTAACTTTTACAAAGCCATGATTTTCAGAATTTTGAACGATCCTCCCCATCCGAAACAGGGAGTTGAGGCACTGCGAGTACTTGGGCAAAACCTGCGCTATGATTCGCGGTTGTTGCATCAACGGATCACGCTCAAATTATTGGCAAAAGCGGTGCTCATGATGGTGTTGCCCCCGGCGATCGCCACTCAGTTATTTACCCGATTTAAAGCCTTATCGAATATCAATGCAATTGTGAGTTTAACGATCTCTGATCCGAGGTTATTAACTTAA
- a CDS encoding glycosyltransferase, with product MPQISVITPVYNGEKTIRETIASVLNQTFTDFEYIIINDSSDDQTLEIIASFSDPRIQVFSYPKGNLPISRNRGITHASGEYLAFLDADDVWTPDKLEAQLNALKANPEAAVAYSWTDYIDEYSQFLRVGSHFTANQDVYAQLLLMNFIENGSNTLIKAEAIAQVGGFDPNLPSAEDWDMWLRLAAQYPFVAVPKVQVLYRVSSQAMTRNIPRMEAACLQVIERAFSRSPDSLQFLKPLTLGNFYKYLTCKALEGKPQRKNALQAARFLTQIIKNDPTLIKEKVFGKLLFRIATTILFPSAIAETVFTKTGKLSDIKTLYGYLRLNPS from the coding sequence ATGCCTCAAATTTCAGTTATTACACCCGTTTACAACGGTGAAAAAACGATTCGAGAGACGATCGCCTCCGTCCTCAATCAAACCTTTACCGACTTTGAATACATCATTATTAATGATAGTTCTGACGATCAAACCTTAGAGATCATCGCCTCATTTTCCGATCCTCGTATTCAAGTTTTTTCCTATCCTAAAGGCAACCTTCCCATCAGCCGCAATCGGGGTATTACACACGCCTCTGGAGAATATCTTGCCTTTTTGGATGCCGATGATGTGTGGACACCCGATAAATTAGAAGCCCAACTGAACGCCCTCAAAGCGAATCCTGAAGCGGCTGTAGCCTACAGTTGGACAGATTACATTGATGAATATAGTCAATTTTTGCGAGTGGGGAGCCATTTCACTGCTAATCAAGATGTGTACGCGCAACTGCTACTCATGAACTTTATTGAGAACGGGTCAAACACGCTCATCAAAGCCGAGGCGATCGCCCAGGTTGGAGGCTTTGACCCCAACTTACCTTCTGCCGAAGATTGGGATATGTGGTTGCGCTTAGCGGCTCAATATCCCTTTGTGGCTGTTCCCAAAGTTCAGGTTTTATATCGAGTATCTTCTCAAGCGATGACTCGTAACATCCCCCGCATGGAAGCTGCCTGTTTACAGGTAATAGAGCGAGCCTTTAGTCGCAGTCCTGACTCGCTACAATTCCTTAAACCCTTAACATTGGGTAACTTCTATAAATATCTAACCTGTAAAGCTTTGGAGGGAAAACCGCAACGCAAAAATGCATTACAAGCCGCTCGGTTTTTAACCCAAATTATCAAGAATGATCCGACGTTAATCAAAGAAAAAGTATTTGGAAAACTGTTATTTCGGATTGCAACTACCATTTTGTTTCCATCTGCGATCGCCGAAACAGTTTTCACCAAAACCGGAAAATTGTCAGACATTAAAACGCTGTATGGTTATCTTCGACTTAACCCCTCGTAG
- a CDS encoding glycosyltransferase, protein MPLISVVLPVYNGEKTIQRTIESVLKQTFSDFELLIINDGSSDRTVEIVTQINDPRIRLFSYPNSGVSASRNRGIAQATGEFISFIDADDLWTPDKLAAQLNALQTHPDAAVAYSWTDWIDESDRPLRPAGRSTASGKVYEKLLLRDFIESGSNVLIRRQALEIVGTFDETLPPTEDWDLWLRLAAQYEFVVVPSPQILYRVSTQSASCNVWKMEAVSLKVIERAFNQAPTSVQPLKPQVLASRYQYLTLKALEGALERRYGLVATRFFWTAIRHDPSWLRRSKLMATIWAKIAIALLISPKRAWRSLKQV, encoded by the coding sequence TTGCCACTAATCTCAGTTGTTCTTCCGGTTTACAACGGTGAAAAAACAATTCAACGTACTATCGAGTCCGTTCTAAAACAAACATTCTCAGACTTTGAGTTGTTAATTATCAACGATGGTTCAAGCGATCGCACCGTAGAAATCGTGACTCAGATCAATGACCCCCGCATCCGGTTATTCTCCTATCCGAATTCCGGAGTATCCGCCAGTCGTAATCGTGGCATAGCTCAGGCAACTGGAGAGTTTATCTCCTTCATCGACGCTGATGACCTGTGGACACCCGATAAACTGGCTGCCCAACTCAACGCACTGCAAACTCACCCGGATGCAGCCGTTGCCTATAGCTGGACAGACTGGATCGATGAGAGCGATCGCCCCTTACGTCCTGCTGGACGCAGCACTGCCAGCGGCAAAGTGTATGAGAAACTCCTATTGCGTGACTTTATTGAAAGTGGTTCCAACGTTTTAATCCGACGACAGGCACTAGAGATCGTTGGCACCTTTGATGAAACCCTCCCACCAACTGAAGATTGGGACTTGTGGTTGCGTTTGGCTGCCCAATATGAGTTTGTAGTCGTTCCGTCGCCCCAAATTCTTTACCGCGTTTCTACTCAATCTGCCTCTTGTAACGTCTGGAAGATGGAAGCTGTGAGCCTGAAAGTGATAGAGCGCGCATTTAACCAGGCTCCAACATCCGTTCAACCGCTAAAACCCCAAGTTCTCGCGAGTCGCTACCAATATCTCACCCTAAAAGCATTGGAGGGAGCATTGGAACGACGATATGGGCTGGTTGCTACTCGCTTTTTTTGGACAGCTATCCGTCATGATCCCAGTTGGCTTAGACGATCAAAATTGATGGCAACCATTTGGGCAAAGATCGCGATCGCGCTTCTCATCTCTCCCAAACGGGCATGGCGATCGCTCAAGCAGGTGTAA
- a CDS encoding anti-sigma factor, whose product MARSELPDNWQDLAAGYVLNNLSDEEVASWEALIEEHPELSNELEELQSTLNLFADTLPMYQPSQQLLGQIRATAQAEWEMVEPSQSSIPVSGSFREQGSKPVMNDRFRVLTSVGGAIAASVIALLGFQLYSLQSQLQQANATIQTLERDLQQAQTQAQSIRPVVNTLQQPGTLIYSLEGSDLANTASGRLVVSDEQEVIILVRNLPELPSGRVYRLWAALPTQTTLTYCGQFNSNTQGIIQLTPSSRQCGDNPTQMIITVDGATDPTTKGGPVVLQGRI is encoded by the coding sequence ATGGCACGCTCGGAACTTCCCGACAATTGGCAAGATCTCGCAGCAGGTTATGTCTTAAACAACCTCAGTGATGAGGAGGTTGCCTCCTGGGAAGCGTTAATTGAAGAACATCCTGAGTTGTCTAACGAGTTGGAGGAGCTACAATCAACGCTCAATCTCTTTGCAGACACCCTACCGATGTATCAACCCTCACAGCAGTTGTTGGGCCAGATTCGGGCGACGGCACAGGCAGAGTGGGAGATGGTTGAGCCATCCCAATCCTCTATACCAGTTTCAGGCTCCTTTAGAGAACAGGGTTCTAAGCCTGTCATGAACGATCGCTTTAGGGTCTTGACCAGTGTTGGAGGGGCGATCGCGGCCAGTGTTATCGCTCTGTTAGGGTTTCAGCTTTACTCGTTGCAATCTCAACTGCAACAGGCAAATGCGACGATTCAAACCCTGGAGCGTGACCTGCAACAGGCACAGACGCAGGCTCAAAGCATTCGCCCTGTGGTGAATACGCTACAACAACCCGGAACTCTGATCTACAGTCTGGAGGGGTCTGACCTGGCAAATACGGCTTCCGGTCGGTTGGTGGTGTCTGATGAGCAAGAGGTGATCATTCTGGTGAGAAATTTGCCAGAGTTGCCTTCGGGCAGGGTGTATCGCTTATGGGCAGCCCTACCCACTCAAACAACCCTGACCTATTGTGGTCAGTTCAACAGCAACACTCAGGGGATTATCCAACTCACGCCTTCCTCCCGTCAGTGCGGTGACAATCCAACTCAGATGATCATTACAGTAGATGGGGCGACTGACCCCACCACAAAAGGGGGACCCGTCGTGCTGCAAGGGCGAATTTGA
- a CDS encoding sigma-70 family RNA polymerase sigma factor, whose amino-acid sequence MASEFPSPDIATLKRSSDEDVLVALREGRMSALDVLYDRYAKQVYSLAYRILASTEEAEDITQEVFLTLWQKDTYQSSRGSLKTFLITLTRSRSIDRLRHQGTRHRFLQRWQRLSASEQETAPPLDDVSVNEQSHLLQEALTVLSDSEREILEIAYYEGISQTEIAKRLNLPLGTVKSRSRQGLNKLRQHLQNLR is encoded by the coding sequence ATGGCTTCTGAGTTTCCTTCACCCGACATTGCAACTCTCAAACGCTCATCCGATGAGGATGTTTTGGTAGCGTTGAGAGAAGGTCGAATGAGTGCCCTGGATGTGCTTTATGACCGCTACGCAAAACAGGTTTATAGCCTGGCATACCGAATTTTGGCAAGCACAGAGGAGGCTGAAGACATTACCCAGGAGGTATTTCTCACACTTTGGCAAAAGGACACTTATCAAAGTAGTCGCGGTTCGCTGAAAACGTTTTTAATCACACTGACGCGATCGCGATCGATTGACAGATTGCGTCATCAGGGGACACGCCATCGGTTCTTACAACGCTGGCAGCGACTATCGGCTTCTGAACAGGAGACGGCTCCCCCGTTAGACGATGTGTCAGTGAATGAACAGTCTCATTTGCTACAAGAGGCACTCACTGTTTTGTCAGATAGCGAACGGGAGATTTTAGAAATTGCTTATTATGAAGGAATCAGCCAAACCGAAATTGCCAAACGCTTAAACTTACCTCTTGGCACTGTTAAAAGCCGCTCCCGCCAAGGTCTTAATAAACTTCGTCAACACCTACAAAACTTACGGTAA